The Vigna unguiculata cultivar IT97K-499-35 chromosome 6, ASM411807v1, whole genome shotgun sequence genome contains a region encoding:
- the LOC114188119 gene encoding probable ion channel SYM8 isoform X2, translating to MLKSNEEPSNLSLRKPPLKRSKTIANPRHTTSASVTANNPHFPVSDSDEQWNYPSFLRTTTKKKKPSFKPSNTHNLNLPKPSLLPPPPPPPPIPTPPPPPSSSSPPRSQHTRTQYYNLSPILYLLVITSIVFVPHSAYLQYRLRKLEDEKLHLCCEIDFCPDNRKTSIGKGDGSFSYVLNIDSRTVALYIVVAILILPFVLYKYLDYLPQIINCLRRTNDNKEDVPLKKRVAYMVDVFFSIYPYAKLLALLFATLFLIGFGGLALYAVTGGSFAEALWHSWTYVADSGNHAETEGTGQRIVSVSISSGGMLIFAMMLGLVSDAISEKVDSLRKGKSEVIEKNHILILGWSDKLGSLLKQLAIANKSVGGGVIVVLAEKEKEEMEMDIAKLEFDFMGTSVICRSGSPLILADLKKVSVSKARAIIVLASDENADQSDARALRVVLSLTGVREGLGGHVVVEMSDLDNEPLVKLVGGELIETVVAHDVIGRLMIQCALQPGLAQIWEDILGFENAEFYIKRWPQLDGLFFKDVLISFPDAIPCGVKVAADGGKIIINPDDSYVLRDGDEVLVIAEDDDTYAPGPLPEVCKRLCPRIRDPPKFPEKILFCGWRRDIDDMIMVLEALLAPGSELWMFNEVPEKEREKKLVDGGLDVSELENIKLVHREGNAVIRRHLEGLPLETFDSMSQWRTLLLTLTQGL from the exons ATGCTAAAGAGCAATGAGGAACCTTCCAATCTCAGTCTCAGGAAGCCACCCTTGAAGCGCAGCAAGACTATTGCCAATCCTAGGCACACAACCTCTGCCTCTGTAACTGCTAATAACCCCCATTTCCCTGTCTCTGATTCTGATGAGCAATGGAACTACCCTTCTTTCCTTCGCACCAccaccaagaaaaaaaaaccatcTTTCAAACCTTCCAACACCCACAACCTCAACCTTCCCAAACCCTCACTTCTtccaccaccaccgccaccgCCACCTATCCCcactcctcctcctcctccttcttcCTCCTCGCCACCTCGTTCCCAACACACCAGAACTCAATACTACAACCTCTCTCCGATCTTGTATCTG CTTGTTATTACCTCTATTGTTTTTGTACCCCATTCCGCTTATCTACAATATAGGCTCAGAAAATTGGAG GATGAGAAACTTCACCTGTGCTGCGAAATAGATTTTTGTCCTGACAATAGAAAGACATCAATTGGAAAAGGCGATGGTTCATTTTCTTATGTCCTGAACATTGACAGTAGAACAGTTGCTTTGTATATTGTGGTGGCCATCCTCATTTTGCCCTTTGTGTTGTACAAATATCTTGATTATCTTCCTCAAATAATAAATTGCTTGAGGAGAACAAATGATAACAAGGAGGATGTACCATTGAAGAAGAGAGTTGCTTATATGGTAGATGTATTTTTCTCCATATATCCTTATGCAAAGCTACTTGCCCTTCTCTTTGCAACTCTATTTCTTATAGGATTTGGTGGTTTAGCTTTGTATGCTGTGACTGGCGGTAGCTTTGCTGAAGCTCTTTGGCATTCTTGGACTTATGTAGCCGACTCAGGAAATCATGCTGAAACTGAAGGAACCGGGCAGAGGATTGTCTCTGTCTCAATTAGTTCAGGTGGTATGCTGATATTTGCTATGATGCTTGGACTTGTGTCAGATGCTATATCAGAAAAGGTAGATTCTCTCAGAAAAGGGAAGAGTGAGGTGATTGAAAAGAACCACATACTCATTCTTGGGTGGAGTGACAAATTG GGTTCACTTTTGAAGCAGCTAGCAATAGCAAATAAGAGTGTTGGTGGTGGTGTTATAGTAGTGCttgcagaaaaagaaaaggaggaaaTGGAAATGGATATAGCAAAgcttgaatttgatttcatggGGACGTCCGTAATTTGTAGAAGTGGCAGTCCTCTTATACTGGCTGACCTAAAGAAG GTTTCAGTTTCTAAGGCACGTGCAATTATTGTATTAGCTTCAGATGAAAATGCAGATCAG AGTGATGCACGTGCTTTGAGAGTTGTTCTTAGCCTAACAGGCGTAAGGGAGGGCTTAGGGGGTCATGTTGTTGTGGAGATGAGTGACCTTGACAATGAACCTCTAGTGAAACTTGTTGGCGGAGAACTCATTGAAACAGTTGTTGCACATGATGTAATTGGGCGTTTGATGATTCAGTGTGCTCTACAGCCTGGCCTTGCACAG ATATGGGAGGATATTTTAGGATTTGAGAATGCTGAGTTTTACATCAAAAGGTGGCCTCAATTGGATGGTCTCTTTTTCAAAGATgtattaatttcatttcctGATGCAATACCTTGTGGAGTTAAGGTTGCTGCTGATGGGGGAAAGATTATCATCAATCCAGATGATAGTTATGTTCTGAGAGATGGGGATGAAGTCCTTGTCATAGCTGAGGATGACGACACTTATGCTCCAGGTCCTCTTCCAGAG GTATGTAAGAGACTTTGCCCGAGGATACGTGATCCACCTAAATTTCCAGAGAAGATATTATTTTGTGGCTGGCGCCGTGATATTGATGATATGATCATG GTTTTAGAGGCACTCTTGGCTCCTGGTTCAGAGCTTTGGATGTTCAACGAGGTCCCTGAAAAGGAAAGAGAGAAGAAGCTTGTTGATGGTGGACTTGATGTTTCTGAGCTAGAAAACATAAAACTTGTCCATAGGGAGGGGAATGCTGTAATTAGGCGGCACCTGGAGGGTCTTCCACTGGAGACTTTTGATTCT ATGAGTCAGTGGAGGACTCTGTTGCTCACTCTGACTCAAGGTCTCTAG
- the LOC114188119 gene encoding probable ion channel SYM8 isoform X1, translating to MLKSNEEPSNLSLRKPPLKRSKTIANPRHTTSASVTANNPHFPVSDSDEQWNYPSFLRTTTKKKKPSFKPSNTHNLNLPKPSLLPPPPPPPPIPTPPPPPSSSSPPRSQHTRTQYYNLSPILYLLVITSIVFVPHSAYLQYRLRKLEDEKLHLCCEIDFCPDNRKTSIGKGDGSFSYVLNIDSRTVALYIVVAILILPFVLYKYLDYLPQIINCLRRTNDNKEDVPLKKRVAYMVDVFFSIYPYAKLLALLFATLFLIGFGGLALYAVTGGSFAEALWHSWTYVADSGNHAETEGTGQRIVSVSISSGGMLIFAMMLGLVSDAISEKVDSLRKGKSEVIEKNHILILGWSDKLGSLLKQLAIANKSVGGGVIVVLAEKEKEEMEMDIAKLEFDFMGTSVICRSGSPLILADLKKVSVSKARAIIVLASDENADQSDARALRVVLSLTGVREGLGGHVVVEMSDLDNEPLVKLVGGELIETVVAHDVIGRLMIQCALQPGLAQIWEDILGFENAEFYIKRWPQLDGLFFKDVLISFPDAIPCGVKVAADGGKIIINPDDSYVLRDGDEVLVIAEDDDTYAPGPLPEVCKRLCPRIRDPPKFPEKILFCGWRRDIDDMIMVLEALLAPGSELWMFNEVPEKEREKKLVDGGLDVSELENIKLVHREGNAVIRRHLEGLPLETFDSILILADESVEDSVAHSDSRSLATLLLIRDIQSRRLPYKDTKSTSLRLSGFSHNSWIREMQQASDKSIIISEILDSRTRNLVSVSRISDYVLSNELVSMALAMVAEDKQINRVLEELFAEEGNEMCIKPAEFYLFDQEELCFYDIMIRGRTRKEIVIGYRLANQDRAIINPSEKSEPRKWSLGDVFVVVAKGD from the exons ATGCTAAAGAGCAATGAGGAACCTTCCAATCTCAGTCTCAGGAAGCCACCCTTGAAGCGCAGCAAGACTATTGCCAATCCTAGGCACACAACCTCTGCCTCTGTAACTGCTAATAACCCCCATTTCCCTGTCTCTGATTCTGATGAGCAATGGAACTACCCTTCTTTCCTTCGCACCAccaccaagaaaaaaaaaccatcTTTCAAACCTTCCAACACCCACAACCTCAACCTTCCCAAACCCTCACTTCTtccaccaccaccgccaccgCCACCTATCCCcactcctcctcctcctccttcttcCTCCTCGCCACCTCGTTCCCAACACACCAGAACTCAATACTACAACCTCTCTCCGATCTTGTATCTG CTTGTTATTACCTCTATTGTTTTTGTACCCCATTCCGCTTATCTACAATATAGGCTCAGAAAATTGGAG GATGAGAAACTTCACCTGTGCTGCGAAATAGATTTTTGTCCTGACAATAGAAAGACATCAATTGGAAAAGGCGATGGTTCATTTTCTTATGTCCTGAACATTGACAGTAGAACAGTTGCTTTGTATATTGTGGTGGCCATCCTCATTTTGCCCTTTGTGTTGTACAAATATCTTGATTATCTTCCTCAAATAATAAATTGCTTGAGGAGAACAAATGATAACAAGGAGGATGTACCATTGAAGAAGAGAGTTGCTTATATGGTAGATGTATTTTTCTCCATATATCCTTATGCAAAGCTACTTGCCCTTCTCTTTGCAACTCTATTTCTTATAGGATTTGGTGGTTTAGCTTTGTATGCTGTGACTGGCGGTAGCTTTGCTGAAGCTCTTTGGCATTCTTGGACTTATGTAGCCGACTCAGGAAATCATGCTGAAACTGAAGGAACCGGGCAGAGGATTGTCTCTGTCTCAATTAGTTCAGGTGGTATGCTGATATTTGCTATGATGCTTGGACTTGTGTCAGATGCTATATCAGAAAAGGTAGATTCTCTCAGAAAAGGGAAGAGTGAGGTGATTGAAAAGAACCACATACTCATTCTTGGGTGGAGTGACAAATTG GGTTCACTTTTGAAGCAGCTAGCAATAGCAAATAAGAGTGTTGGTGGTGGTGTTATAGTAGTGCttgcagaaaaagaaaaggaggaaaTGGAAATGGATATAGCAAAgcttgaatttgatttcatggGGACGTCCGTAATTTGTAGAAGTGGCAGTCCTCTTATACTGGCTGACCTAAAGAAG GTTTCAGTTTCTAAGGCACGTGCAATTATTGTATTAGCTTCAGATGAAAATGCAGATCAG AGTGATGCACGTGCTTTGAGAGTTGTTCTTAGCCTAACAGGCGTAAGGGAGGGCTTAGGGGGTCATGTTGTTGTGGAGATGAGTGACCTTGACAATGAACCTCTAGTGAAACTTGTTGGCGGAGAACTCATTGAAACAGTTGTTGCACATGATGTAATTGGGCGTTTGATGATTCAGTGTGCTCTACAGCCTGGCCTTGCACAG ATATGGGAGGATATTTTAGGATTTGAGAATGCTGAGTTTTACATCAAAAGGTGGCCTCAATTGGATGGTCTCTTTTTCAAAGATgtattaatttcatttcctGATGCAATACCTTGTGGAGTTAAGGTTGCTGCTGATGGGGGAAAGATTATCATCAATCCAGATGATAGTTATGTTCTGAGAGATGGGGATGAAGTCCTTGTCATAGCTGAGGATGACGACACTTATGCTCCAGGTCCTCTTCCAGAG GTATGTAAGAGACTTTGCCCGAGGATACGTGATCCACCTAAATTTCCAGAGAAGATATTATTTTGTGGCTGGCGCCGTGATATTGATGATATGATCATG GTTTTAGAGGCACTCTTGGCTCCTGGTTCAGAGCTTTGGATGTTCAACGAGGTCCCTGAAAAGGAAAGAGAGAAGAAGCTTGTTGATGGTGGACTTGATGTTTCTGAGCTAGAAAACATAAAACTTGTCCATAGGGAGGGGAATGCTGTAATTAGGCGGCACCTGGAGGGTCTTCCACTGGAGACTTTTGATTCT ATCCTTATTCTTGCAGATGAGTCAGTGGAGGACTCTGTTGCTCACTCTGACTCAAGGTCTCTAGCTACCCTTCTACTCATTCGTGATATACAG TCAAGACGCCTACCATACAAAGACACCAAGTCAACTTCTCTGAGGTTATCTGGGTTCTCTCACAACTCTTGGATCCGTGAAATGCAGCAAGCTTCtgataaatcaattataattagtGAGATTTTGGATTCTAGGACTAGAAATCTAGTCTCTGTGTCCAGAATCAGTGATTATGTGTTATCTAATGAGCTGGTTAGCATGGCACTAGCAATGGTGGCCGAAGACAAGCAAATCAACCGAGTTCTTGAGGAATTATTTGCAGAGGAG GGGAACGAGATGTGTATTAAACCAGCAGAGTTCTATTTATTTGACCAGGAAGAACTGTGTTTTTACGATATAATGATTAGGGGTCGAACAAGAAAGGAGATTGTTATCGGCTATCGCTTGGCTAACCAAGATAGAGCCATTATCAACCCTTCAGAAAAGTCAGAGCCAAGAAAATGGTCCCTTGgtgatgtttttgttgttgttgccaAAGGAGATTGA
- the LOC114186926 gene encoding uncharacterized protein LOC114186926, translated as MGKIEKGSLSSASATPLPLLSLNHVSFVCKSVSESVKFYEDVLGFVLIKRPSSFKFEGAWLFNYGIGIHLLESAKVPVEKREINPKENHISFQCSDMKVIMQKLDAMKIEYVTAVVEEGGIQVDQLFFHDPDGYMIEICNCQNLPVLPISSCPLKRHSSFYYGEDTFKINFYAEESKLSKLMMENFMMDMLKISI; from the exons atgggaaaaatagaaaaagggtCACTGTCTTCTGCTTCTGCTACACCTCTTCCTTTGCTTTCACTGAACCACGTCTCTTTTGTATGTAAGAGTGTGAGTGAGTCTGTCAAATTCTATGAGGATGTTCTTGGATTTGTCCTCATCAAGAGGCCATCTTCTTTCAAATTTGAAGGGGCATG GTTATTCAACTATGGCATTGGCATTCACCTATTAGAGTCAGCTAAGGTTCCGGTGGAAAAGAGAGAGATAAACCCGAAAGAAAATCATATATCGTTTCAATGCTCAGACATGAAAGTTATAATGCAGAAACTTGATGCAATGAAGATTGAGTATGTGACAGCAGTTGTGGAAGAAGGTGGAATTCAAGTTGATCAACTGTTCTTCCATGACCCAGATGGATACATGATAGAAATATGCAACTGCCAGAATCTCCCTGTGCTTCCAATTTCCTCTTGCCCTCTCAAGCGCCACTCTTCATTCTACTATG GAGAAGACACATTCAAGATAAACTTCTATGCTGAAGAATCTAAGTTATCTAAGTTGATGATGGAGAACTTCATGATGGATATGCTCAAGATTTCAATATGA
- the LOC114188158 gene encoding uncharacterized protein At5g49945, giving the protein MANSTLSYLFLALLCVHSIFLVFAYADSHFEGFEAEDDDEIEDASIDPASLRSPPLSDPTPLATDPTPQPPPSDLPKSPPATTTTTFDFWDDDEFEGVPVEHAAPEPPSDPKSTENATAAQTPPIPNSPRSFTVEILCGSFLIMFAINYFTGKRENENIALSWAAQFAAKDSIFEKNFSLLGIGDGGDDAPLLLKEGQTTFKFYASGRRYCQGLLATLELKSRHDLIARIYNMIVPCRDEIAFEVYMNDDAMDHVVFAMAKKKAAKAMHKDVRDLQRFGSVLSPPTSRKWVADDLAVISESKEVAADLITDAVIDQVFGEKAFEKFGKSLISLHFSDQHPGIHKKVLLFKFVLPAAKNMADMTRLVALVPYYIDLIGRYKLSSQARSKTEGARQKAALEAQKELRNAQQEAMQRRKAERKKMMEEAEAKLSAEAIRKKEAKERARQMKKSMPRMKMARGA; this is encoded by the exons ATGGCTAATTCAACTCTCTCATATCTCTTTCTCGCTCTTCTCTGCGTTCACTCGATCTTCCTCGTCTTTGCGTATGCTGATTCCCATTTCGAAGGCTTCGAAGCCGAAGATGACGATGAAATCGAAGACGCTTCTATCGATCCCGCGTCTCTCCGATCACCGCCACTCTCCGACCCCACTCCACTCGCCACCGATCCAACTCCCCAACCTCCACCCTCCGATCTCCCCAAGTCCCCTCccgctaccaccaccaccaccttcgATTTTTGGGACGACGACGAATTCGAGGGCGTTCCAGTCGAACACGCCGCCCCCGAACCTCCCTCCGACCCCAAATCCACTGAAAACGCCACAGCCGCCCAAACCCCTCCAATCCCTAATTCTCCCCGCTCCTTCACTGTCGAGATCCTCTGCGGATCCTTTCTCATCATGTTCGCCATCAATTACTTCACCGGCAAGCGCGAGAACGAGAACATCGCGCTCTCCTGGGCTGCGCAGTTCGCGGCCAAGGACTCTATCTTCGAGAAGAATTTCAGCCTTCTAGGGATCGGCGACGGTGGCGACGATGCGCCCTTGCTGCTGAAGGAGGGGCAGACGACGTTCAAGTTCTACGCGAGCGGGAGAAGGTACTGCCAGGGGCTGTTGGCGACGCTCGAGTTGAAAAGCAGGCACGATCTCATCGCGAGGATCTACAACATGATTGTGCCCTGCAGGGACGAGATCGCGTTCGAGGTGTACATGAACGACGACGCCATGGATCATGTGGTTTTCGCAATGGCCAAGAAGAAGGCTGCCAAGGCCATGCACAAGGATGTGAGGGATTTGCAGAGGTTCGGCAGCGTTCTCTCCCCTCCCACTTCCAGGAAGTGGGTTGCTGATGACCTCGCTGTTATCTCTGAATCCAAGGAAGTCGCTGCTGATTTGATCACCGATGCCGTCATTGATCAG GTTTTTGGTGAGAAAGCTTttgaaaaatttggaaaaagtttaatttcattGCATTTCTCCGATCAGCACCCTGGTATACACAAGAAGGTATTGTTGTTCAAGTTTGTGCTTCCTGCTGCCAAGAACATGGCTGACATGACTCGGCTGGTGGCTCTCGTTCCGTATTATATTGACTTGATCGGAAGATATAAATTAAGTTCACAG GCTCGGTCAAAGACAGAGGGTGCACGACAAAAGGCTGCTCTGGAGGCACAGAAAGAACTCCGAAATGCCCAACAAGAGGCCATGCAGAGAAGAAAGGCGGAGAGGAAAAAGATGATGGAGGAGGCTGAGGCAAAGCTGAGTGCAGAGGCTATTAGAAAGAAAGAAGCAAAAGAGCGTGCTCGTCAAATGAAGAAGTCGATGCCAAGGATGAAAATGGCCCGTGGTGCGTAA
- the LOC114188919 gene encoding WEB family protein At3g51220 translates to MDSDFSSTVDTSRPFTSVKEAVAIFGERLLLGEFHSPKPFSSGTPVKGPSPSPSPSPPPTKTPQDSGDLVDVIKKLEAELEKTKVELKLLKERGSETEVALATLNAQLHKNMSKLAQAEAAAAGKAAAAAATPTKTVRFEISEDEKKKREVVRKKEESQSLGHILSLGENDHVFGTRKTRKHKPIIPLVGDFFFRRKSSSTTHHHNPLYASPF, encoded by the coding sequence ATGGATTCCGATTTCAGTTCCACCGTCGACACCTCTCGTCCCTTCACCTCCGTCAAAGAAGCCGTCGCCATATTCGGCGAACGCCTTCTCCTCGGAGAATTCCACTCTCCAAAGCCCTTCTCATCGGGCACTCCGGTGAAAGGACCGTCTCCATCACCGTCGCCATCACCACCGCCGACGAAAACCCCCCAAGACAGCGGCGACCTCGTTGATGTGATAAAGAAGCTGGAGGCAGAGCTCGAGAAAACGAAGGTGGAGCTGAAGCTGCTCAAAGAAAGAGGCAGCGAAACGGAGGTGGCGCTGGCAACGCTCAACGCGCAGCTTCACAAAAATATGTCGAAGCTGGCTCAGGCTGAGGCCGCCGCCGCCGGAAAGGCCgcggcggcggcggcgacgCCGACCAAGACGGTGCGGTTTGAGATCAGCGAagatgagaagaagaaaagggagGTGGTGAGGAAGAAAGAGGAGTCGCAAAGCTTGGGTCACATTCTGAGTCTTGGAGAAAACGATCATGTTTTTGGAACCAGAAAAACGAGGAAACACAAACCTATTATCCCTCTTGTCGGGGATTTCTTTTTCAGGAGAAAATCATCTTCCACTACTCATCATCACAATCCTCTCTATGCTTCTCCTTTTTAA
- the LOC114188918 gene encoding nifU-like protein 2, chloroplastic isoform X2, with product MQVVVLNTQSCCRAPQHPSSSRSFLSKKGTRFFGGHASFRRKGNVMRSSVRIHLSRSTRSLVKCVATPNPAVELPLTAENVESVLDEIRPYLIADGGNVALHEIDGNVVRLKLQGACGSCPSSVTTMKMGIERRLMEKIPEIVAVEPIADEETGLELNEENIEKVLEEIRPYLVGAADGTLELVAIDEPIVKIRITGPAASVMTVRVAVTQKLREKIPVIAAVQLL from the exons ATGCAAGTTGTGGTGCTGAATACTCAATCCTGCTGCAGAGCCCCACAACATCCTTCGTCTTCTCGTTCCTTCCTATCAAAAA AGGGAACCAGGTTTTTCGGTGGCCATGCTTCTTTCAGGAGGAAGGGCAACGTTATGCGTTCTTCTGTTCGGATTCATTTATCGCGCTCTACACGTAGCCTTG TAAAGTGTGTTGCTACTCCGAATCCAGCAGTGGAGCTGCCATTAACTGCTGAGAATGTAGAAAGTGTATTGGATGAAATTCGACCGTATCTAATTGCAGATGGTGGAAATGTGGCTTTACATGAAATTGATGGCAATGTTGTGCGGTTGAAGCTTCAGGGAGCATGCGGTTCGTGTCCAAGTTCTGTTACAACAATGAAAATGGGCATTGAACGTCGATTAATGGAGAAGATCCCTGAAATAGTGGCGGTTGAACCAATAGCTGATGAAGAAACTGGTCTTGAACTAAATGAAGAAAACATAGAGAAG GTTCTTGAGGAAATAAGGCCCTACTTGGTCGGGGCTGCCGATGGAACTCTTGAATTGGTAGCTATTGATGAGCCAATAGTAAAGATCCGAATCACAGGCCCTGCTGCTAGTGTCATGACTGTGCGTGTAGCTGTTACACAGAAGTTGCGAGAGAAAATACCAGTCATAGCAGCTGTTCAGCTTTTATGA
- the LOC114188918 gene encoding nifU-like protein 2, chloroplastic isoform X1: protein MQVVVLNTQSCCRAPQHPSSSRSFLSKKGTRFFGGHASFRRKGNVMRSSVRIHLSRSTRSLAVKCVATPNPAVELPLTAENVESVLDEIRPYLIADGGNVALHEIDGNVVRLKLQGACGSCPSSVTTMKMGIERRLMEKIPEIVAVEPIADEETGLELNEENIEKVLEEIRPYLVGAADGTLELVAIDEPIVKIRITGPAASVMTVRVAVTQKLREKIPVIAAVQLL, encoded by the exons ATGCAAGTTGTGGTGCTGAATACTCAATCCTGCTGCAGAGCCCCACAACATCCTTCGTCTTCTCGTTCCTTCCTATCAAAAA AGGGAACCAGGTTTTTCGGTGGCCATGCTTCTTTCAGGAGGAAGGGCAACGTTATGCGTTCTTCTGTTCGGATTCATTTATCGCGCTCTACACGTAGCCTTG CAGTAAAGTGTGTTGCTACTCCGAATCCAGCAGTGGAGCTGCCATTAACTGCTGAGAATGTAGAAAGTGTATTGGATGAAATTCGACCGTATCTAATTGCAGATGGTGGAAATGTGGCTTTACATGAAATTGATGGCAATGTTGTGCGGTTGAAGCTTCAGGGAGCATGCGGTTCGTGTCCAAGTTCTGTTACAACAATGAAAATGGGCATTGAACGTCGATTAATGGAGAAGATCCCTGAAATAGTGGCGGTTGAACCAATAGCTGATGAAGAAACTGGTCTTGAACTAAATGAAGAAAACATAGAGAAG GTTCTTGAGGAAATAAGGCCCTACTTGGTCGGGGCTGCCGATGGAACTCTTGAATTGGTAGCTATTGATGAGCCAATAGTAAAGATCCGAATCACAGGCCCTGCTGCTAGTGTCATGACTGTGCGTGTAGCTGTTACACAGAAGTTGCGAGAGAAAATACCAGTCATAGCAGCTGTTCAGCTTTTATGA